A single genomic interval of Halobacillus halophilus DSM 2266 harbors:
- a CDS encoding FAD-binding oxidoreductase, producing MSADVAVLQEELLQFLREDQVSNNETILYQHSKDESYHEGSLPDLVVFPESAEEISKVIKVADTSGTPVIPFGLGSSLEGHVIAYDKGITIDFSSMNKVTEIRDKDFLVKVQPGVTRSQLNKALKKHGLFFSVDPGADATLGGMAATNASGTTSVKYGVMKDQVQDQEVVLPSGEIIHTGSLARKSSSGYDLTSLYVGSEGTLGCITELTLRVYGIPEHVMAARASFPTIDHAVEAVISMLQAGVPVARVELLDEASIRRVNQFNGTDYIEKATLFLEFHGNEAGLQEDVAFMEEIVKTHECEVIHFEKDNAARMKLWEARHNLAYAYIHGSPAKKMMVTDVCVPISELAGAIRHGREKIAELDLESGILGHVGDGNYHALLMIDMENEEELKKAEKFNEEIVEYALARGGTCTGEHGVGKGKMKYQKREHGKALPVMEAVKAAIDPKGIMNPGKLVQTERSCGQ from the coding sequence ATGAGTGCAGACGTAGCAGTTTTACAAGAGGAGCTGTTGCAATTTTTGAGAGAGGATCAAGTGAGTAACAATGAGACGATTCTCTATCAACATAGTAAAGATGAATCCTATCATGAAGGAAGTCTGCCTGATCTAGTGGTCTTTCCAGAAAGCGCGGAGGAAATCAGTAAAGTAATAAAAGTGGCCGATACGTCCGGCACACCAGTTATTCCGTTTGGATTAGGATCCAGTCTGGAAGGACATGTAATCGCTTACGATAAAGGGATCACGATTGATTTTTCCTCCATGAACAAGGTAACGGAAATACGGGATAAAGACTTCTTAGTAAAGGTACAGCCTGGAGTAACCAGGTCGCAGTTAAATAAGGCTTTAAAAAAGCACGGTCTATTTTTCTCAGTGGATCCAGGAGCTGATGCTACGCTCGGCGGGATGGCCGCTACAAATGCAAGTGGGACAACTTCTGTGAAATATGGCGTCATGAAAGACCAGGTACAGGATCAGGAAGTCGTTTTACCAAGCGGAGAAATCATTCACACCGGGAGCCTCGCAAGGAAATCGTCTTCTGGATATGACCTGACCAGTCTCTATGTGGGCTCGGAGGGGACGCTTGGCTGTATAACAGAGTTAACATTAAGAGTCTATGGTATTCCTGAACACGTCATGGCGGCAAGAGCCTCCTTCCCAACCATTGATCACGCGGTAGAGGCTGTGATTTCGATGCTGCAGGCAGGCGTTCCGGTAGCCCGTGTAGAGCTGCTGGATGAAGCCTCGATTCGAAGAGTAAATCAGTTTAATGGGACGGATTACATAGAAAAAGCAACACTGTTTCTAGAATTTCACGGCAATGAAGCAGGACTTCAGGAGGACGTCGCTTTTATGGAAGAAATCGTGAAGACTCATGAGTGTGAAGTGATTCATTTTGAAAAAGATAATGCGGCCCGCATGAAGCTGTGGGAAGCTCGTCACAATTTAGCCTATGCCTACATTCATGGCAGTCCCGCTAAAAAGATGATGGTGACTGACGTTTGCGTGCCGATCTCGGAACTTGCCGGGGCGATTCGACATGGGCGAGAAAAAATTGCTGAGCTGGACCTTGAGTCGGGGATTCTGGGCCATGTTGGTGACGGGAACTACCACGCGCTCCTTATGATCGATATGGAAAATGAAGAGGAGCTTAAAAAGGCTGAGAAATTTAATGAAGAAATTGTAGAATATGCACTGGCTCGTGGAGGAACCTGCACCGGAGAGCATGGAGTCGGCAAAGGAAAAATGAAGTATCAGAAGCGGGAACATGGAAAAGCCCTGCCTGTGATGGAGGCAGTGAAGGCAGCCATTGACCCTAAAGGAATCATGAATCCTGGTAAACTTGTTCAAACAGAGAGGAGCTGCGGCCAATGA
- a CDS encoding FAD-binding oxidoreductase: MEEWIQLLKQVVPSKQVLTDLSDRYSYSFDASFGEHLPEAVVQAKSNEEVMEVLKIANEYRIPVYPRGQGTCLSGGPLPVHGGMVLDMSQWPERIEMSPDDLTVTVSPSVLTGNINKEAEKHGLMYAPDPSSAHVATIGGNLAENSGGPRGLKYGVTKDHVIGLKVITPEGELIRTGGNTIKNVTGYDLTKLIVGSEGTLGVITEATLKLLPKPPAVQTLMVSFDEVRKAAEAISRTLTSGILPSKMEFMDQACIEAVENFQPAGLPVDAAAIVIIELDGHPETLKIERQLIEEIMENIGARETVVPETSEEAEKIWHARKQVSPAIAKIKPTKVSEDATVPRSKIPDLIDRLQVIKEKHDVEVVVFGHAGDGNLHPNILCDKRDQEEMKRAELAVEELFEAAVELGGTLSGEHGIGTMKAPFMEMEVGEIGINMMKRIKEAWDPNGIMNPGKIFAEKGQKLVLRNE, encoded by the coding sequence GTGGAAGAATGGATTCAGCTGCTCAAGCAGGTTGTCCCGTCTAAACAAGTTTTGACCGACCTGTCAGACCGCTATAGTTATAGTTTTGATGCTTCTTTTGGAGAGCACCTTCCAGAAGCTGTCGTCCAGGCAAAAAGCAATGAGGAAGTTATGGAAGTACTTAAGATAGCCAATGAATATCGCATACCGGTTTATCCCAGGGGGCAGGGGACGTGCCTAAGCGGAGGTCCGCTTCCTGTACACGGGGGCATGGTGCTGGATATGTCCCAGTGGCCCGAGCGGATTGAGATGAGTCCTGATGATTTAACAGTAACGGTATCCCCGAGTGTACTAACCGGAAATATTAATAAAGAAGCAGAAAAGCATGGGCTTATGTATGCGCCAGATCCGAGCAGTGCCCATGTGGCTACCATCGGTGGGAACCTCGCGGAAAATTCAGGTGGTCCGCGCGGGTTGAAGTATGGAGTGACGAAGGATCATGTCATTGGATTAAAAGTAATTACACCGGAAGGAGAGCTGATTCGAACGGGCGGCAATACGATTAAAAATGTAACCGGTTACGACCTGACGAAGCTGATTGTCGGTTCAGAGGGCACGCTTGGAGTGATTACAGAAGCGACCCTGAAGTTACTGCCTAAACCTCCCGCTGTCCAAACGTTAATGGTCTCTTTTGACGAAGTGAGAAAAGCAGCTGAGGCCATTTCCAGAACCTTAACGTCGGGTATTCTTCCTTCCAAAATGGAGTTCATGGATCAGGCCTGCATTGAAGCCGTGGAAAACTTCCAGCCGGCGGGACTGCCTGTGGACGCGGCAGCCATTGTCATTATTGAACTTGATGGCCACCCGGAAACATTGAAAATTGAACGCCAATTAATAGAAGAAATCATGGAGAACATCGGAGCCCGGGAAACAGTTGTACCCGAAACTAGCGAAGAAGCTGAAAAAATCTGGCATGCCAGAAAGCAGGTTTCACCGGCGATTGCTAAAATTAAACCGACGAAAGTGTCAGAGGACGCCACCGTGCCACGTAGTAAAATTCCAGATTTAATTGACCGCCTGCAGGTGATCAAAGAAAAGCACGACGTAGAAGTCGTCGTTTTCGGTCATGCAGGAGACGGAAACCTGCATCCTAACATCCTGTGTGATAAGAGGGATCAGGAGGAAATGAAAAGAGCGGAGCTTGCGGTGGAAGAGTTGTTTGAAGCGGCTGTTGAGCTTGGTGGCACACTTTCCGGTGAACATGGGATTGGTACGATGAAAGCCCCGTTTATGGAAATGGAAGTAGGCGAAATCGGAATTAATATGATGAAGCGCATTAAAGAAGCATGGGATCCCAATGGAATTATGAACCCGGGCAAAATTTTCGCAGAAAAAGGGCAGAAGCTGGTGCTTCGCAATGAGTGA
- a CDS encoding cbb3-type cytochrome c oxidase subunit I, which translates to MTLIKISTIYFVMGILLGYYMSIVHDYALTPVHVHINLLGWTALTLAGILYHLFPQLAASKLGKIHFWLHNIGLPLMMAGLFLMITLQLESLTPVIAGGATLTTAGILFFALNVWVHLKEEEAA; encoded by the coding sequence ATGACACTAATAAAAATCTCCACGATTTATTTTGTAATGGGGATTTTGCTGGGGTACTACATGTCTATCGTCCATGATTACGCATTAACGCCTGTACATGTGCATATCAACTTATTAGGATGGACTGCATTAACACTCGCCGGTATTTTATATCATTTATTCCCGCAGCTCGCTGCTTCAAAGTTAGGGAAAATTCACTTTTGGCTTCATAATATCGGCTTACCGCTCATGATGGCTGGACTTTTTCTAATGATTACTCTTCAGCTTGAATCATTGACGCCGGTTATTGCGGGTGGTGCGACACTTACGACAGCGGGGATTTTGTTTTTTGCGCTGAATGTGTGGGTGCATCTTAAGGAAGAGGAGGCAGCATAA
- a CDS encoding M4 family metallopeptidase: MKKKRKVFSAMALSVGLLAGSGLGAVNVEATANVQAKIQESKQSMGNLTAPSESKASDIVKAAVKGQIDSKLSNSQKNNESYVDYRVVEEAKDYNGQDLVKLQQTYKGYDVFGKVLVSQLDQGVIKNALGDVAKNLNGKKGLKEKQKISKKEAASYVSDTYGSDVELLTDTTVEKVVYVNDKDKASFGWKVDFSVAAPTFAEGFVILDTKKGDTLLHAVKEMDRALSDETIQYAKGGNGGNGNGGGKPGSSATVVGPVTGSGVDKNGNSRTFTASEMSDGTYELADYTRGQGILTYDAQYADLNREYRLYPGELLSSTSTTFSDDEGVSAHYLATSVYEYYLNEYNRNSFDNNGQQVKSVVHAWDSSSTNDPENWFNAASVNDGAMLIYGDPLAGAYDVAGHEFTHAITSSESDLVYSGESGALNESISDIFGVAIEKNVNNGSFNWTIGEQSGEVFRSMSDPSSIQFSSTLVYPDDYNDYQNLSYDNGGVHFNSSIINKAAYLLAAGGSHNGVSVQGIGEEKVFDLFYYANVDLLTADSTFEDLRNAVETVAVDLYGSSSSEFQAVTAAFDATLIP, from the coding sequence ATGAAAAAGAAAAGAAAAGTTTTTTCCGCAATGGCCCTATCCGTGGGGCTGCTTGCTGGTTCAGGTTTAGGAGCCGTCAATGTTGAAGCAACCGCAAACGTTCAGGCTAAAATCCAGGAGAGTAAACAATCCATGGGCAACCTGACAGCTCCGTCTGAATCTAAAGCGTCGGATATTGTTAAAGCAGCCGTAAAAGGACAGATTGACAGTAAGCTTTCAAACTCTCAGAAAAACAATGAAAGTTACGTAGACTATCGCGTAGTAGAAGAAGCGAAAGATTATAATGGGCAGGATCTAGTGAAGCTTCAGCAGACATATAAAGGGTACGACGTATTCGGAAAAGTACTGGTCAGCCAGCTGGATCAAGGGGTTATCAAAAATGCGCTTGGAGATGTAGCCAAAAATTTAAACGGTAAAAAAGGCTTAAAGGAAAAGCAGAAAATTTCTAAGAAAGAAGCCGCAAGTTATGTGTCAGATACATATGGTTCTGATGTTGAGCTGCTTACAGATACAACGGTGGAGAAGGTCGTCTATGTAAATGATAAGGATAAAGCTTCCTTTGGGTGGAAAGTAGATTTCTCAGTAGCTGCCCCTACTTTTGCCGAAGGGTTTGTCATTCTTGATACGAAAAAAGGAGACACCCTTTTACATGCTGTGAAAGAAATGGACAGAGCTCTTTCTGATGAAACCATTCAGTATGCAAAAGGCGGCAATGGCGGTAATGGAAACGGCGGAGGCAAACCAGGTTCCAGTGCGACTGTAGTTGGTCCAGTTACAGGATCCGGTGTTGATAAAAACGGAAACTCTCGTACGTTCACAGCAAGCGAGATGTCTGATGGTACTTATGAGTTAGCTGATTATACAAGAGGACAGGGGATCCTGACTTATGATGCACAGTACGCTGATTTAAATCGTGAATACCGACTTTACCCTGGTGAACTATTATCCAGTACATCTACTACGTTTTCTGACGATGAGGGGGTCAGTGCTCACTACTTAGCAACCTCTGTTTATGAATACTACTTAAATGAATATAACCGTAATAGCTTTGATAATAACGGTCAACAGGTGAAATCGGTCGTACATGCGTGGGATTCAAGCTCAACCAATGATCCGGAAAACTGGTTCAATGCTGCAAGTGTTAACGACGGTGCCATGCTCATTTATGGAGATCCGTTAGCTGGGGCTTATGATGTGGCGGGACACGAGTTTACTCATGCCATTACTTCCAGTGAGTCAGACCTCGTGTACAGCGGTGAATCGGGAGCATTAAACGAATCAATCTCGGATATCTTTGGGGTTGCTATTGAAAAGAATGTGAATAATGGCTCCTTTAACTGGACAATCGGAGAGCAATCCGGAGAAGTCTTCCGCAGCATGTCGGATCCTTCCTCCATCCAATTCTCATCTACTCTCGTATATCCAGATGACTACAATGATTACCAGAACCTTTCTTATGACAATGGCGGTGTCCATTTCAATTCCAGTATCATTAATAAAGCTGCTTACCTTCTTGCAGCAGGTGGAAGTCATAATGGAGTAAGCGTACAAGGTATTGGGGAAGAGAAAGTATTTGATCTTTTCTATTATGCGAACGTTGACCTATTAACAGCCGATTCTACATTTGAAGATTTACGTAATGCGGTTGAAACCGTAGCAGTAGATCTATACGGCAGCAGTTCTTCCGAATTTCAGGCGGTAACCGCTGCGTTCGATGCCACATTAATTCCATAA
- a CDS encoding bile acid:sodium symporter family protein has translation MKVIESISRIAGKYFALWVIAAALIAFFLPDAFLGLGAYITILLGVVMFGMGLTLKPVDFKLVVKKPLPVVAGVAAQYLLMPLIAFGIAYMLNLPAELAAGLVLLGSVPGGTASNVMVYLAKGNLALSVAMTSFSTLLAPILTPVILLMLAGQWLPVDPVSMFLSIVQVIIVPITLGVLIRKLFPQTVDKSATAIPLISVLAIIIIVCAVVAANVESITSSGLQIFTAVALHNLLGLTLGYGAAMLMKLDESKRRAISIEVGMQNSGLGVALATAHFGPLAALPNVVAAVWHNISGPILATFWSKKPVKEEEELESEKEEVESRVQRTGN, from the coding sequence ATGAAGGTGATCGAATCCATCAGTCGAATTGCTGGAAAATATTTCGCTCTGTGGGTCATAGCAGCAGCTCTCATAGCTTTCTTTCTACCAGATGCATTTCTTGGTCTAGGAGCCTATATTACCATTCTGCTCGGAGTCGTCATGTTTGGGATGGGACTTACTCTAAAACCAGTGGACTTTAAACTGGTGGTCAAAAAACCGCTTCCTGTTGTGGCAGGAGTAGCGGCTCAATATCTGCTGATGCCGCTGATCGCTTTTGGTATCGCTTATATGCTTAATTTGCCTGCAGAACTTGCGGCTGGTCTGGTCCTGCTTGGGTCCGTACCCGGCGGCACGGCTTCTAATGTGATGGTTTATCTTGCTAAAGGTAATCTGGCGCTGTCTGTAGCGATGACCTCCTTTTCTACTTTGCTCGCTCCGATTCTGACGCCGGTTATTTTACTAATGCTTGCGGGACAGTGGCTTCCGGTGGATCCCGTTTCTATGTTTCTATCGATTGTCCAGGTCATTATTGTACCGATCACGCTTGGGGTTCTCATTAGAAAGCTATTTCCGCAAACGGTGGATAAAAGTGCCACGGCGATCCCGCTCATTTCAGTCCTGGCGATTATTATTATCGTCTGCGCTGTTGTGGCTGCGAATGTGGAAAGCATTACAAGCTCCGGTCTGCAGATCTTTACGGCTGTAGCTCTTCACAACCTGCTCGGTCTAACGCTTGGTTATGGAGCTGCCATGCTGATGAAACTGGATGAAAGTAAACGGCGTGCGATTTCCATTGAGGTAGGCATGCAGAACTCAGGTCTAGGGGTAGCACTTGCAACGGCACACTTCGGACCTCTTGCAGCCTTGCCGAATGTGGTCGCGGCGGTATGGCATAATATCTCAGGACCAATTCTGGCTACTTTCTGGTCCAAGAAACCGGTGAAGGAAGAGGAAGAGTTGGAGTCGGAGAAAGAAGAGGTGGAGAGTAGAGTTCAAAGGACAGGAAATTGA
- a CDS encoding MFS transporter, with protein METAKQHSQTEGTYKEDIRKKEIASYFGYGFAQCISFGLLGSYVLFFYTDILGISAAAASLIFLIARTWDAINDPLMASIMDTLHSKHGKFRPYLKYMPFLIVLSTIACFIPLDGLSMTTKVIYAGATYIIWGMVYTASDVPFWSLSSVMSQDAQQRTKLITFANMGVFTGIALSPTIFIPLTEWLGGDDMGQGYLLATIVLMAIALPIMLNGFRNTKERVKPPKAKVKFSDGVRAIRANKPMFAVLVVFFCNVFMNITQALNIYFFTYNLGNASLMTIFGIISFASCIGFFIIPKLAHKYKKKHMLMVIVAADVLIRIVWFSLGYSSVVVSFIFIGITMLLYTTTGPLISGMLAETIEYTELKTGKRNEAVIFSGQTFTGKLSVAVSGGATGLILTAINYQSNQAQSEFTLDMLFFVIALLPALGSIVRFIIMYFYSYTETEYKETVEKINLRKQEAEASPQS; from the coding sequence GTGGAAACAGCTAAACAGCATTCGCAGACAGAGGGAACGTATAAGGAAGATATCCGGAAAAAAGAGATTGCTTCCTATTTCGGTTACGGATTTGCCCAGTGTATCAGCTTTGGTCTATTAGGTTCGTATGTACTCTTTTTTTACACCGATATTTTAGGAATATCAGCGGCAGCCGCCAGTCTGATCTTCCTGATTGCACGAACGTGGGATGCGATCAATGATCCTTTAATGGCTTCCATTATGGACACCCTTCATTCTAAGCACGGGAAGTTCCGCCCTTATCTGAAATACATGCCGTTTTTAATCGTTCTATCTACTATTGCCTGTTTTATTCCGCTGGATGGCTTAAGCATGACCACCAAAGTCATTTATGCCGGTGCTACGTACATCATCTGGGGCATGGTTTATACCGCTTCTGACGTTCCGTTCTGGTCCCTGTCCTCCGTTATGAGTCAGGACGCCCAGCAGCGTACAAAATTGATCACGTTTGCCAATATGGGAGTGTTTACAGGGATTGCTTTGTCTCCTACGATTTTCATTCCGCTGACCGAATGGCTGGGCGGGGATGACATGGGACAGGGCTACCTGCTTGCTACCATTGTATTGATGGCGATTGCTCTGCCGATTATGTTAAATGGCTTCCGAAACACGAAAGAACGAGTAAAACCGCCTAAGGCTAAGGTGAAGTTTTCAGACGGAGTTCGGGCTATTAGAGCCAATAAACCGATGTTTGCGGTGCTGGTCGTCTTCTTCTGTAATGTGTTTATGAATATTACCCAGGCTTTGAACATTTACTTTTTTACGTACAATCTTGGAAACGCTTCCTTAATGACGATTTTCGGAATTATCAGCTTTGCCAGCTGTATCGGATTCTTTATTATTCCAAAGCTTGCCCATAAATATAAGAAAAAGCATATGCTTATGGTGATCGTTGCGGCGGATGTTTTGATTCGAATCGTCTGGTTCAGCCTTGGTTATTCCAGTGTGGTAGTATCCTTTATCTTTATCGGAATTACGATGCTGCTTTATACCACCACTGGTCCTTTAATCTCAGGGATGCTTGCAGAAACGATTGAATATACCGAGCTCAAGACTGGAAAACGAAACGAAGCGGTCATTTTCTCCGGGCAAACCTTTACCGGCAAATTGTCTGTAGCCGTTTCCGGAGGAGCCACCGGATTAATTTTGACAGCCATCAACTATCAGTCCAATCAGGCGCAGAGTGAATTCACACTCGACATGCTGTTTTTCGTCATTGCTTTACTGCCTGCTCTAGGCTCAATCGTCCGTTTTATCATCATGTACTTCTACTCTTATACGGAAACAGAGTATAAAGAAACGGTGGAAAAAATTAATCTTAGAAAACAGGAAGCTGAGGCTTCCCCTCAAAGCTAA
- a CDS encoding DsbA family oxidoreductase — protein sequence MDFPLREPYNKDVFYGRGETDMKIEIWSDFVCPFCYIGKRRLEQALENFPNEEKAEVIYKSFELDPNAERSSKQSMHEKLAAKYGRSLEEAKEMTRNMEEQASMVGLDFRFGTMVPTNTMDAHRVAKFAETKGLDQETAEIFFRAVFTDSKDIGDHETLIELAQEAGLDQSEVRQVLESTDYMELVRTEETEAHQVGVQGVPFFVINRKYAVSGAQPKEIFTQALEKAYSEEKQSPAFETFSGQNGASCTDDSCE from the coding sequence ATGGATTTCCCGCTTAGAGAGCCGTACAATAAAGATGTATTCTATGGAAGAGGTGAAACAGATATGAAAATTGAAATCTGGTCAGACTTTGTCTGTCCGTTCTGTTATATTGGAAAACGCCGGTTGGAACAGGCTTTAGAGAATTTCCCGAATGAAGAAAAAGCAGAAGTTATTTATAAAAGCTTTGAGCTTGATCCTAATGCGGAGCGCAGCTCTAAACAGTCCATGCATGAAAAACTGGCAGCTAAGTATGGCCGGTCCCTGGAGGAAGCGAAAGAAATGACAAGGAATATGGAGGAGCAGGCATCCATGGTTGGCCTTGATTTCCGTTTTGGCACCATGGTTCCAACGAACACTATGGATGCTCACCGGGTCGCAAAGTTTGCTGAAACAAAAGGGTTGGATCAAGAAACAGCAGAGATCTTCTTCCGTGCCGTGTTCACCGATTCAAAAGATATTGGGGATCATGAAACCTTGATCGAACTGGCTCAGGAAGCAGGACTCGACCAAAGTGAAGTACGCCAGGTACTCGAAAGCACCGACTATATGGAACTTGTTCGCACGGAAGAAACAGAAGCTCACCAGGTCGGAGTGCAAGGCGTGCCTTTCTTTGTGATCAACCGCAAATATGCCGTATCCGGCGCCCAGCCGAAAGAAATATTCACCCAGGCACTGGAGAAAGCCTATTCAGAAGAGAAGCAGTCTCCAGCATTTGAAACATTCTCTGGACAAAACGGAGCATCCTGCACAGATGACAGCTGCGAATAA
- a CDS encoding ArsR/SmtB family transcription factor: MKKLSLSFENMLPISKVLSNPTRINILNLLSEKPHNVNELAEKLELPFSTTASHINKLEEVELIVTELVPGRGTQKVSAINYDRIIMDLFNKEEQSNEQELTLEMNIGDYLDCYAVPNCGLVGTDEYIGHQDDPRSFYETDRKLAQLLYFRDGYVEYRFPNRTPYDWTIKEIIFSAEVCSEAPNYKLDWPSDITAWVNHKEAGTFTSPGDFGGERGIHTPEWWRTSLTQYGQLKQWKIKEDGCYIDNEKVSDLSIDDLKLHDYPYVAFKLGIKEEAVNKGGMNLFGPNFGNYDQGIVMTIKYEKS; the protein is encoded by the coding sequence TTGAAAAAACTGTCCCTTAGCTTTGAAAATATGCTGCCGATCAGCAAGGTTTTATCGAATCCTACTAGAATTAATATCTTAAATCTATTAAGTGAAAAGCCGCATAACGTAAATGAATTAGCAGAAAAGCTGGAACTCCCTTTTTCTACGACCGCCTCTCATATTAATAAACTGGAAGAAGTCGAATTAATTGTGACGGAACTGGTTCCGGGAAGAGGAACCCAAAAAGTAAGTGCCATCAACTATGACCGGATTATTATGGACCTATTTAATAAAGAAGAGCAATCGAATGAACAGGAACTTACGCTGGAGATGAATATTGGAGATTACCTGGATTGTTACGCTGTTCCTAACTGCGGTCTGGTAGGTACAGATGAGTATATTGGACACCAGGATGATCCGCGCTCTTTTTACGAAACGGACCGGAAGCTTGCACAGCTGCTTTATTTCAGAGATGGGTACGTGGAATACCGTTTCCCTAACCGCACTCCTTACGATTGGACAATAAAAGAGATTATTTTCAGTGCAGAAGTATGCTCGGAAGCACCGAACTATAAACTGGACTGGCCTTCGGATATCACCGCCTGGGTCAATCATAAGGAAGCCGGGACTTTCACATCGCCAGGAGATTTTGGGGGTGAGCGTGGCATTCACACACCCGAATGGTGGCGGACCAGCTTAACTCAATATGGTCAGCTGAAACAATGGAAAATAAAAGAGGACGGCTGTTACATTGATAACGAAAAAGTCTCTGACCTTTCCATTGACGATCTCAAACTCCATGATTATCCGTATGTAGCTTTTAAGCTTGGCATCAAGGAGGAAGCCGTAAACAAAGGCGGCATGAATTTATTCGGTCCTAACTTCGGAAACTACGATCAGGGGATTGTGATGACTATTAAATATGAGAAATCTTAA
- a CDS encoding (Fe-S)-binding protein, whose product MSDLQTLSQKLNYDKTFDCVQCGYCLPACPTYETMERETHSPRGRINLVKMVAEGKASVEDLQEPIEKCLGCMACTTVCPTNVQYGEILEGAMGVIDEYEAKSTSQRVTEDFLYDSFFPSSKWMNTLGHATWLYQKSGLQKVAQTFQLTKIAPLHLDQFEKVLPDLPSPKRRKEQRAKRYIRKRPATAKVAFFPGCIMDSVFYESNQKTIELLLRSGAEVVLPEAQTCCGALHAHSGKIDTSIELAKQNIEAFEEEKFDYIVNNAGGCGARLIEYHHLFEKGTRWHERALAFVAKVKDISEVLTGLDELVFNQPLNRTITYQPSCHMTNVQGVTEAPIQLIRKIPGIELKELDRPNFCCGSAGIYNIVNYEDSMDILDVKMKDVCGVNPDGIVTSNPGCLLQMKLGVEREGKSDQIDSIHLVDLLMEAEPEPAWK is encoded by the coding sequence ATGAGTGATCTGCAGACGCTAAGCCAGAAGCTGAATTACGACAAGACGTTCGACTGTGTGCAGTGCGGCTACTGCTTACCGGCATGTCCGACCTATGAAACGATGGAAAGAGAAACCCACTCCCCGCGCGGCCGTATCAATCTTGTGAAAATGGTGGCGGAAGGGAAGGCAAGCGTAGAGGATTTGCAGGAGCCAATTGAGAAATGCCTCGGCTGTATGGCCTGCACGACCGTTTGTCCGACCAATGTGCAGTACGGTGAAATTCTGGAAGGAGCGATGGGGGTCATTGACGAATATGAGGCGAAATCTACCTCCCAGCGAGTGACGGAGGATTTCCTATACGATTCCTTTTTCCCGTCCTCAAAATGGATGAACACCCTCGGACATGCAACGTGGCTGTATCAGAAGTCCGGACTGCAGAAAGTGGCGCAGACTTTTCAGCTAACAAAAATTGCTCCGCTGCATCTGGATCAATTTGAGAAAGTCTTACCTGATCTGCCTTCACCAAAGCGGCGAAAAGAACAACGCGCAAAGAGGTATATTCGCAAACGTCCGGCCACCGCAAAGGTTGCTTTCTTCCCCGGCTGCATAATGGATAGTGTGTTTTACGAATCGAATCAGAAAACGATTGAACTGCTGTTGCGAAGCGGGGCGGAAGTCGTGCTGCCAGAAGCGCAAACCTGTTGTGGCGCACTGCATGCTCACTCAGGGAAAATTGATACGTCGATCGAACTTGCAAAGCAGAATATTGAAGCTTTTGAAGAGGAGAAGTTTGATTACATTGTTAATAATGCGGGCGGCTGCGGAGCGAGACTGATCGAATACCATCATCTTTTTGAAAAAGGAACCCGGTGGCATGAACGTGCGTTGGCGTTTGTGGCTAAAGTAAAAGATATTTCCGAAGTGCTGACCGGGTTGGACGAGCTGGTGTTCAATCAGCCTCTGAACCGGACGATTACGTATCAGCCTTCCTGTCATATGACGAATGTTCAGGGAGTCACGGAAGCTCCGATTCAGCTGATTCGTAAAATACCGGGAATTGAGCTGAAAGAACTCGATCGCCCGAATTTCTGCTGCGGATCAGCAGGCATCTATAACATTGTGAACTATGAAGATTCCATGGATATTCTCGATGTTAAGATGAAAGATGTCTGCGGGGTCAATCCGGATGGAATTGTAACGTCCAATCCAGGCTGTCTGCTTCAGATGAAGCTCGGTGTCGAACGCGAAGGCAAGAGCGACCAAATCGATTCGATTCATTTAGTCGATTTACTAATGGAAGCCGAGCCTGAGCCTGCCTGGAAATAA